A stretch of Brassica napus cultivar Da-Ae chromosome C6, Da-Ae, whole genome shotgun sequence DNA encodes these proteins:
- the LOC125589192 gene encoding nucleolar complex-associated protein 3-like: MGKNRRKDKAIPPPQLPPEVREEEIEFSDEDVKYVEENKDYARFVSRIDTTAINRQCVGEAKTVEDKYEEERSKKKVQQEEKESNEIQVDPVDVLPVKTLDGKLHFRTVTKKSKLAEADPEEAEEDVLEDEHILNKSQRRAKAKKSKKEAKKQETEVPEEIIQEEETPQAAVLAEVKEELSAEESFENKKNRLAELGMLLLSDPEANIRSLKEMLDISKDENAKIVKLCLLSVLAVFKDIIPGYRIRLPTDKELEMKVSKEVKKTRFYESTLLKAYKSYLQKLMAFERQSVYNQVANRCICTLLDAKPHFNFRDNLLTAVVRNISSPDEVVRRLCCSTIRSLFSNEGKHGGELTVQAVRLIADQVKSQNCQLHPNSIEVFMSIRFDEDIGKRDREEANKKKFKKNDKRNNQEEQNQAQENERKKSKREMMSKIRDEVNADYRGVTFEPDAMERRKMQTETLSAVFETYFRILRKTMFSVGESSTEEDTTLNPGAFGPHPLLAPCLDGLGKFTQQLDLDYIGDLMNYLKKLASSSSVSTTKKKNSKLLTVSERLRCCLVAFKVMRSNLNALNVDLQDFFVQLYNLLLEYRPGRDSGEVLAESLKIMLCDDRHQDMQKAAAFVKRLATFALCFGCAESMSALVTLKNLLQRNVKCRNLLENDAGGGSVSGSIAKYQPYATDPNLSGAFASVLWELNLLTKHYHPAISTMAGTISNMNTSQNQTFLSAVTPQQAFADYSLLKESFEPKSESRKLNNKRKRESGGEGEDVPETDMVELKKKLKENFTILRGIKVDERVRMEFEKKKQSNMAKKKPTKKQSNVEKKKPKSPKSKKKF; this comes from the exons ATGGGGAAAAATCGTCGCAAAGACAAGGCAATACCTCCGCCGCAGCTTCCGCCGGAAGtaagagaagaggagattgagttTTCCGACGAGGATGTGAAGTACGTCGAAGAGAACAAGGATTACGCCCGATTCGTCTCTCGAATCGACACCACTGCTATCAACAG GCAATGCGTTGGTGAAGCAAAGACAGTGGAGGATAAGTATGAGGAAGAAAGATCAAAGAAGAAGGTAcaacaagaagagaaagagagtaaCGAGATCCAAGTGGATCCTGTTGATGTGCTCCCTGTCAAGACTTTAGATGGAAAGCTCCATTTTCGAACTG TGACAAAGAAGTCAAAACTAGCTGAAGCAGATCCAGAGGAAGCAGAAGAGGATGTCCTGGAAGATGAACATATATTGAACAAATCTCAGAGGAGAGCAAAAGCTAAAAAGAGTAAAAAGGAGGCAAAGAAACAAGAGACGGAAGTGCCTGAAGAGATCATACAAGAGGAGGAAACACCCCAAGCAGCAGTTCTG GCCGAAGTGAAAGAAGAACTATCTGCTGAAGAGTCgtttgaaaataagaaaaacagaCTTGCAGAGTTGGGAATGCTACTACTTTCTGATCCAGAGGCTAACATAAGATCCTTAAAGGAAATGTTAGACATCTCCAAAGATGAGAATGCGAAGATAGTGAAACTTTGCTTGTTATCTGTGTTGGCCGTATTTAAAGATATTATTCCTGg CTATCGGATTAGACTTCCTACAGACAAAGAGCTCGAGATGAAGGTCTCAAAGGAAGTAAAGAAAACACGGTTCTATGAGTCAACTTTATTGAAAGCGTACAAG TCATATCTGCAGAAGTTGATGGCCTTTGAAAGGCAGTCAGTATACAACCAAGTTGCCAATCGGTGCATTTGTACTTTGCTGGATGCGAAACCTCACTTCAACTTCCGTGATAACCTGTTAACTGCTGTTGTTAGAAATATTAGCTCCCCAGACGAAGTCGTAAG GAGACTCTGTTGCTCTACTATTAGGTCTCTTTTCTCCAATGAAGGGAAACACGGCGGTGAGCTGACCGTGCAAGCTGTACGCTTGATTGCTGATCAAGTCAAATCTCAAAATTGCCaacttcatcctaactctattGAG GTGTTCATGTCCATACGCTTTGACGAGGATATCGGAAAGCGTGACAGAGAGGAAGCCAACAAGaagaaatttaagaaaaatgataaaaggaATAACCAAGAGGAGCAAAACCAAGCGCAAGAAAATGAGAGGAAGAAATCCAAGCGAGAAATGATGTCTAAGATCAGAGATGAG GTTAATGCTGATTACAGGGGAGTTACCTTTGAACCAGATGCTATGGAGCGGCGAAAGATGCAGACGGAGACACTATCTGCTGTTTTTGAAACTTACTTCCGTATCCTGAGAAAAACAATGTTTTCAGTTGGCGAAAG CAGCACAGAAGAAGACACAACTTTGAATCCTGGCGCCTTTGGTCCGCACCCTTTGCTTGCTCCATGCTTGGATGGGTTGGGGAAATTCACTCAGCAATTGGACTTGGACTACATCGGAGATCTCATGAACTATCTAAAGAAGCTTGCTTCCAGCAGCAGCGTCTCCAccacaaagaagaaaaactcgAAACTGTTGACAGTATCTGAACGCCTGAGGTGTTGCCTCGTCGCATTCAAAGTCATGAGGAGCAACTTAAACGCCTTGAACGTCGACTTGCAAGACTTCTTTGTCCAGCTTTACAACCTCCTTCTCGAGTACCGCCCTGGAAG AGATTCAGGTGAAGTGTTGGCCGAGTCTCTGAAGATAATGTTGTGCGATGACAGACACCAAGACATGCAGAAAGCAGCTGCTTTTGTAAAACGTTTAGCCACATTCGCGCTATGCTTTGGCTGTGCCGAGTCTATGTCAG CGCTTGTCACCTTGAAGAATCTCCTCCAGAGGAACGTCAAATGCAGAAACCTTCTAGAGAACGATGCTGGAGGCGGCTCTGTTTCCGGTTCAATCGCA AAGTATCAGCCATACGCAACAGATCCTAACCTAAGCGGAGCTTTCGCATCAGTGCTTTGGGAACTCAACCTCTTGACCAAACACTACCACCCAGCGATCTCAACGATGGCTGGAACAATCTCCAACATGAACACTTCTCAGAACCAAACGTTTCTTTCTGCAGTGACTCCGCAGCAGGCGTTTGCAGATTACTCTCTTCTGAAGGAATCGTTTGAGCCTAAGAGCGAGTCTAGGAAACTGAACAACAAACGGAAACGAGAGAGTGGTGGTGAAGGTGAGGATGTTCCGGAAACTGACATGGTTGAGCTcaagaagaagctgaaagaGAATTTTACCATTCTACGAGGCATTAAAGTGGACGAGAGAGTGAGAATGGAgtttgagaagaagaaacagagtaacATGGCGAAGAAGAAACCAACGAAGAAACAGAGTAacgtggagaagaagaaaccgaagagccctaaatctaagaagaaattttga